The Hevea brasiliensis isolate MT/VB/25A 57/8 chromosome 1, ASM3005281v1, whole genome shotgun sequence genome has a window encoding:
- the LOC131179213 gene encoding putative disease resistance protein At3g14460 yields the protein MDMEEIDDSCFHDLVSRSFFQPSKINEYGFMMHDLIHDLARFVSGEFCVNIEGDDSCKISRTMRYLSYGGVKYEILNKILEISTGQHLRTFTTYQPLNQSRCQWARRMDDDIKLGLLSKFKRLRVLSLSDNDYIVELSDVISNWKHLRYLNLSGALIKRLPEIVTTLYNLQTLLLSRCVYFVELPTHIARLINMCHLDIRGTKLQEMPSQMGKLMKLQNLSDFFIGRRTGSSLKELGKLQHLRGDLSIWNLQNVVDVEDASEANLKNKRQLRKLNLKWDGDGEDSGRERCILEQLQPPTELEYLHIFGYNGTRFPDWLGDSSFSNMVSLELSRFQYCSSLPPLGQLVSLKELLIEGFDRVQVVGPEFCGSCTSIEKPFRSLEILSFADFPEWYEWIPCVGAFSCLQELHIFNCPFLTKALPTHLPSLTKLQIDGCQQLVVSFPPTPSIVDMVIEDDSRDVRLEKLASGLYGLRVGGSISLDLVLEWLEQMHVFSATLEAIQISDCDPLRCFSLELFPELKRLVIFHCPNLEWLYASQGDFMQLETNRFSSKLELLQLDCSNKLYCHLQWILQTLPSLSQLSIHSDHNAESFPEITLLPSSLTSLEIHDFQNLKSLDCGGLQHLKSLKQLTISGCPKLSSIPDGGLASSISLLCIMECPLLGERCQRGTGEDWSKISHIPHIEINWEKIN from the coding sequence ATGGATATGGAAGAAATAGATGACTCCTGCTTTCATGATCTTGTATCAAGATCCTTTTTTCAACCATCAAAAATCAATGAATATGGCTTCATGATGCATGACCTTATTCATGATTTGGCTAGATTTGTATCAGGAGAATTTTGCGTAAACATAGAAGGTGATGATTCATGCAAAATATCTAGAACAATGCGATATCTATCCTATGGAGGtgtaaaatatgaaattttgaataaaattctggaaatctctaCAGGTCAACATTTGCGCACTTTCACAACTTATCAGCCACTGAATCAGTCAAGATGCCAATGGGCTAGACGAATGGATGATGACATAAAACTTGGTTTATTATCAAAATTCAAGCGTCTAAGGGTATTGTCTCTGTCAGATAATGATTATATAGTTGAATTATCTGATGTGATCAGCAATTGGAAGCATTTACGTTACTTGAATTTATCTGGAGCACTCATAAAAAGGTTACCGGAGATTGTCACTACTTTGTATAATCTGCAAACTTTGTTATTGAGTAGATGTGTTTATTTTGTTGAGTTGCCGACTCACATTGCAAGGTTGATCAATATGTGCCATCTTGATATCAGAGGTACAAAATTACAAGAGATGCCATCACAAATGGGTAAGCTAATGAAGCTCCAAAATTTAAGTGATTTCTTTATAGGAAGGAGGACTGGTTCTAGTCTTAAAGAGTTGGGGAAACTTCAACATCTGCGAGGGGATCTTTCGATTTGGAATCTTCAAAATGTTGTAGATGTTGAAGATGCTTCTGAAGCTAATTTGAAGAATAAAAGGCAGCTTAGGAAGTTGAATTTGAAATGGGATGGTGATGGTGAGGATTCAGGGCGTGAAAGATGCATACTTGAGCAATTACAGCCTCCAACAGAGTTGGAatatcttcacatttttggttatAATGGTACAAGATTTCCAGATTGGTTAGGAGATTCTTCTTTCTCAAATATGGTATCTTTAGAGCTCAGTAGATTTCAGTACTGCTCCTCCTTACCACCACTTGGGCAGTTAGTGTCTCTAAAAGAGCTTCTGATTGAAGGATTTGATAGAGTCCAAGTTGTGGGCCCTGAGTTCTGTGGAAGTTGCACATCCATTGAGAAGCCATTTCGATCCcttgaaattttaagttttgcaGATTTCCCAGAGTGGTATGAATGGATTCCTTGTGTGGGAGCTTTCTCTTGTCTCCAGGAGCTTCACATATTCAATTGTCCATTTTTGACAAAAGCCTTGCCAACGCACCTTCCTTCTTTAACAAAGCTTCAGATTGATGGATGTCAGCAGCTAGTGGTGTCATTTCCACCCACCCCATCCATTGTTGATATGGTAATAGAAGATGATTCTCGTGAtgtgagacttgagaaattggctTCTGGACTGTATGGTCTTAGAGTCGGTGGTTCTATCTCTCTAGATTTGGTACTAGAGTGGTTGGAGCAAATGCATGTTTTTTCTGCTACTTTAGAAGCAATTCAGATCTCCGACTGCGATCCGCTTAGGTGCTTTTCGTTAGAATTGTTCCCGGAGTTAAAGCGTCTTGTCATTTTTCATTGTCCAAATCTGGAATGGCTATATGCATCTCAAGGAGATTTCATGCAGTTGGAAACAAATAGATTCTCCTCCAAACTAGAATTGCTTCAACTTGATTGTTCCAACAAACTCTATTGTCACTTGCAATGGATTTTGCAAACTCTACCATCTCTTTCACAGCTCTCTATCCATTCAGACCACAATGCAGAATCTTTCCCTGAGATTACATTGTTGCCTTCCTCTCTAACCTCCCTTGAAATCCACGATTTTCAGAATTTGAAATCTCTGGACTGTGGGGGCCTTCAACACCTCAAGTCTCTTAAACAACTTACAATCTCGGGATGTCCTAAGCTCTCTTCAATTCCAGATGGGGGCCTGGCCTCCTCCATTTCATTGTTGTGCATCATGGAATGTCCTTTGCTTGGAGAAAGGTGTCAACGGGGGACAGGTGAAGACTGGTCCAAAATTTCTCACATCCCTCATATAGAGATTAATTGGGAGAAGATAAATTGA